The sequence below is a genomic window from Natrinema salaciae.
TACACCGCCGTTACCCACCGCCGGTTCGGCCGACCGCCGCGGGCCGTCCCGGCGATCGCGCTCGCGATCGGGTCGCAGACGCCGGACCTGATCGACAAACCGCTCGCGTGGAACGTCGGACTCCTCCCCGGCGGGCGAACGCTCACCCACACCCTGTTCGCCGCGGCCCTCGTCGTCCCGGCCGTCCTCCTCGTCGCCGATCGACTCGAGGCCCGCACCGTCGGCGTCGGCTTCCTCGTCGGCTACTGCTCGCACCTCCTCGCCGACGTGCCGCCGACGGTCCTCTCGGGCGAGTTCGCGGGCGCGGCGTACCTCCTGTGGCCGGTCCTCGAGCAGCCGCCCGAGGAGCCCGTCGCCGGGATTCTCGACGCGTTCCTCCACTACTACACGATGGGGCCCTACCAGTGGCTCCAGTTCGGCCTCTTCGCCCTCGCCGTCCTCGCCTGGTATCGGGACGGCGCGCCGGGCCCCGGACTCGTCTACACGACGCTCGAACGGCGGCTTGGAGCCCTCTCCTGACACGCGTCCCGATCGACGGGCAGCGCTGCCGTCGGCGCCGAATCGTGGCGGCTATCCCGCTGGCCGGCCTCGCTCCGGTATGCGACAGTTCGTGCTCATCGGCCACGACGTGCCCACGGAACCCGACTTCTCGCTCGACGACCTCGCGGGCGGTGCCGGCCGCCTCGACGCGCTCTGCCGGTCGATCACCGCCTCGTT
It includes:
- a CDS encoding metal-dependent hydrolase, which encodes MWPWGHFAVAYLLYTAVTHRRFGRPPRAVPAIALAIGSQTPDLIDKPLAWNVGLLPGGRTLTHTLFAAALVVPAVLLVADRLEARTVGVGFLVGYCSHLLADVPPTVLSGEFAGAAYLLWPVLEQPPEEPVAGILDAFLHYYTMGPYQWLQFGLFALAVLAWYRDGAPGPGLVYTTLERRLGALS